One window of Theropithecus gelada isolate Dixy chromosome 4, Tgel_1.0, whole genome shotgun sequence genomic DNA carries:
- the MLN gene encoding promotilin isoform X3 → MVSRKAVAALLVVHAAAMLASQTEAFVPIFTYGELQRMQEKERSKGQKKSLSVWQRSGEEGPVDPVEPIEEEGNEMIKLTASLEIGMRMNSRQLEKYRAAVEGLLTAK, encoded by the exons ATGGTATCCCGTAAGGCTGTGGCTGCTCTGCTGGTGGTGCATGCAGCTGCCATGCTGGCCTCCCAGACGGAAGCCTTCGTCCCCATCTTCACCTACGGCGAACTCCAGAGGATGCAG GAAAAGGAACGGAGTAAAGGGCAAAAGAAATCCCTGAGTGTATGGCAGAGGTCTGGGGAGGAAGGTCCTGTAGACCCTGTGGAGCCCATTGAGGAAGAAGGAAACGAAATGATCAAG CTGACTGCTTCTCTGGAAATTGGAATGAGGATGAACTCCAGACAGCTGGAAAAGTACCGGGCCGCCGTGGAAGGGCTGCTGA CAGCCAAGTGA
- the MLN gene encoding promotilin isoform X2: MVSRKAVAALLVVHAAAMLASQTEAFVPIFTYGELQRMQEKERSKGQKKSLSVWQRSGEEGPVDPVEPIEEEGNEMIKLTASLEIGMRMNSRQLEKYRAAVEGLLSEMLPQHAK, translated from the exons ATGGTATCCCGTAAGGCTGTGGCTGCTCTGCTGGTGGTGCATGCAGCTGCCATGCTGGCCTCCCAGACGGAAGCCTTCGTCCCCATCTTCACCTACGGCGAACTCCAGAGGATGCAG GAAAAGGAACGGAGTAAAGGGCAAAAGAAATCCCTGAGTGTATGGCAGAGGTCTGGGGAGGAAGGTCCTGTAGACCCTGTGGAGCCCATTGAGGAAGAAGGAAACGAAATGATCAAG CTGACTGCTTCTCTGGAAATTGGAATGAGGATGAACTCCAGACAGCTGGAAAAGTACCGGGCCGCCGTGGAAGGGCTGCTGAGTGAGATGCTTCCCCAGCACG CCAAGTGA
- the MLN gene encoding promotilin isoform X1 yields MVSRKAVAALLVVHAAAMLASQTEAFVPIFTYGELQRMQEKERSKGQKKSLSVWQRSGEEGPVDPVEPIEEEGNEMIKLTASLEIGMRMNSRQLEKYRAAVEGLLSEMLPQHAAK; encoded by the exons ATGGTATCCCGTAAGGCTGTGGCTGCTCTGCTGGTGGTGCATGCAGCTGCCATGCTGGCCTCCCAGACGGAAGCCTTCGTCCCCATCTTCACCTACGGCGAACTCCAGAGGATGCAG GAAAAGGAACGGAGTAAAGGGCAAAAGAAATCCCTGAGTGTATGGCAGAGGTCTGGGGAGGAAGGTCCTGTAGACCCTGTGGAGCCCATTGAGGAAGAAGGAAACGAAATGATCAAG CTGACTGCTTCTCTGGAAATTGGAATGAGGATGAACTCCAGACAGCTGGAAAAGTACCGGGCCGCCGTGGAAGGGCTGCTGAGTGAGATGCTTCCCCAGCACG CAGCCAAGTGA